A genomic segment from Salvia splendens isolate huo1 chromosome 13, SspV2, whole genome shotgun sequence encodes:
- the LOC121762604 gene encoding embryonic protein DC-8-like: MESKQAAREETAEVAARTAADELSQVNKERRELESETVVVDQPDYFRKTEVRQEEKSPGVIGSIIRTVGHAKDAVMGKSYEARDTAEETADTAARNAADAKDAAAGKLGEYKGYASEKAKGAKDTAVEYKDSAADKSKNAKDATADKAKNVKDATVVKATQAKNATAETAKNEKDATVDKEAEYRDYTAEKASQAKNANDATVNKAAEYRDYAADKASQAKNATVETTKNAKDATVDKANQAKNATVETAKNAKDATVDKANQAKNATVETAKNAKDATVDKAAEYRDYAAEKAGQAKDATMETAKNAKDTTVETAKNAKDATVEKADYGAQKANEGKDTTVGKITELKDSAAGAARRAVGHLRGKKDETTQAAVETGEAAKQKAGEAKEAAKGKYEETKEEATRKMEDMKIESERGDVNRGGGGGGVLGALGSMKDAIKDKLTPHPADKETVGGDVRRLGLDEKGTPVAVRVDVETTTAGSTASRLREADQIAGQTFNDVGPLDDEGTSARVHVDRPGKM, from the exons ATGGAGTCGAAACAAGCAGCGCGCGAAGAGACAGCTGAGGTGGCTGCCAGAACCGCTGCCGACGAACTCAGCCAGGTTAACAAGGAGAGAAGGGAGCTGGAGAGTGAAACCGTGGTGGTGGATCAGCCGGATTACTTCCGAAAAAcggaagtccggcaagaagagAAGTCTCCTGGCGTAATCGGCAGCATTATCAGGACCGTCGGCCACGCTAAAGATGCTGTCATGGGGAAGTCCTACGAAGCGCGGGACACTGCGGAGGAGACGGCCGACACTGCTGCCCGCAACGCCGCAGATGCCAAGGATGCGGCGGCGGGGAAGCTTGGCGAGTATAAAGGCTATGCGTCGGAGAAGGCCAAAGGCGCCAAAGATACGGCGGTGGAGTACAAGGACTCAGCGGCGGATAAGTCTAAAAACGCCAAGGATGCGACGGCGGACAAGGCTAAGAACGTCAAGGACGCGACGGTCGTCAAGGCCACACAGGCCAAGAATGCAACGGCAGAAACGGCTAAGAACGAGAAGGATGCGACGGTGGACAAGGAGGCGGAGTACAGGGATTACACCGCTGAGAAAGCGAGCCAGGCCAAGAACGCTAACGATGCGACGGTGAACAAGGCGGCGGAGTACAGGGACTATGCGGCTGACAAGGCCAGTCAGGCGAAGAATGCAACGGTGGAGACGACTAAGAACGCAAAGGATGCGACGGTCGATAAGGCAAATCAGGCGAAGAATGCGACTGTGGAAACGGCTAAGAACGCCAAGGATGCGACGGTCGATAAGGCAAATCAGGCGAAGAATGCGACTGTGGAAACGGCTAAGAACGCCAAGGATGCGACGGTGGACAAGGCGGCAGAGTACAGAGACTACGCTGCCGAGAAGGCAGGCCAAGCGAAGGATGCGACGATGGAGACGGCTAAGAACGCAAAAGATACGACGGTAGAGACGGCTAAGAACGCAAAGGATGCGACAGTGGAGAAGGCGGATTATGGCGCTCAGAAGGCTAACGAAGGGAAGGATACTACGGTGGGGAAGATCACCGAATTGAAGGACTCGGCGGCTGGCGCCGCAAGAAGGGCGGTTGGTCACCTGAGGGGGAAGAAAGACGAGACTACGCAGGCGGCGGTAGAAACCGGCGAGGCTGCGAAGCAGAAGGCTGGGGAGGCTAAGGAGGCAGCCAAG GGGAAATATGAGGAGACTAAGGAAGAAGCAACGAGGAAAATGGAGGATATGAAAATTGAAAGCGAGCGTGGCGACGTGAACAGgggcggtggaggtggaggagTTCTTGGAGCTTTAGGAAGCATGAAGGATGCCATCAAGGATAAGCTAACACCGCATCCAGCAGATAAAGAGACGGTGGGAGGCGATGTGCGGCGGCTTGGTTTAGATGAGAAGGGGACGCCGGTGGCAGTGCGGGTGGATGTGGAGACCACTACAGCTGGCTCCACGGCCTCCCGCCTGAGGGAGGCTGACCAGATAGCCGGCCAGACATTCAACGACGTCGGGCCATTGGATGACGAGGGCACCTCAGCCCGTGTGCACGTTGATCGCCCCGGGAAAATGTAA